The following are encoded in a window of Impatiens glandulifera chromosome 5, dImpGla2.1, whole genome shotgun sequence genomic DNA:
- the LOC124938756 gene encoding probable LRR receptor-like serine/threonine-protein kinase At1g56130 isoform X1, which translates to MARSSIIHDPLRLLFFFFLFFVFVFGIARAQSQTSNATTDPAEVAALNTIFQQWGVSFPGTSGPWNVSGNPCTGAAIDSVSLDGNGAYNPGIKCDCSFNNNSICHITRIRVYAVDAAGPIPDALWTLTFLTNLDIGQNILSGPISPAIGNLTRMQYMSLGINALSGELPEELGLLTDLRSLSFSSNNFSGPLPSTIGNLRKLEQLYMDSCGASGPIPASFAALQNLHTVWASDNNFTGNIPDFIGGWTKLTELRFQGNSFQGPIPSTFSNLTLMESLRISDLSTGSSQLTFIQNMTSLKTLILRNNNISGSIPSFMGGFLSLSTLDLSFNNLTGGIPAAVFNLSSLSFLYLGNNKLIGSVPSQKSQSLLNVDLSYNELSGSFPTWISDNNLQINLVANNFTIGSSDNSGLPSGLNCLQKNFPCGRNSPTYSSFAIKCGGPPITSSTGIQFERENETLGPATYFTTSTSRWAVSNAGRFAENNNPLFTAGSTSQFNSLDSELFQTARKSPGSLRYYGLGLENGNYTVSLQFAEIEISNEQSRWQSLGRRVFDIYIQGQLELKDFDIVKAAGGATRAHERKFTANVFENYLEIHLFWAGKGTCCIPAQGTYGPLISAISATPDFVPTVSNKPPSSKKNNTGLIAGVVVSVGVVILASLFAIYFYIQRKKRLQNIDDEEFLGMETKPFMFSYSELRAATGDFSSTNKLGEGGFGPVFKGSLSDGRVVAVKQLSVASHQGKSQFVAEIATISAVQHRNLVKLYGCCLEGEKRLLVYEFLENKSLDQALFGEKAGFILDWPTRFDICLGVARGLTYLHEESRLRIVHRDVKASNILLDSNLIPKISDFGLAKLYDDKKTHISTRVAGTIGYLAPEYAMRGHLTEKADVFGFGVVALEIVAGRPNSDTSLDTDKMYLLEWAWNLHENNAEVELVDEKMSDFNEEEVKRLIGVALLCTQTSPTMRPPMSRVVAMLSGDIEVGSASSRPGYLTDWKFSDTTTFMSNDSDLKTGNNSHYTATSSSADFGTSIERSPIGHQSSLDSIIGEGR; encoded by the exons ttGCTGCCTTGAACACCATATTCCAACAATGGGGAGTATCATTTCCAGGCACTTCTGGTCCATGGAACGTAAGCGGAAACCCATGCACTGGAGCTGCCATCGATTCAGTCTCCCTCGACGGCAATGGGGCGTACAATCCAGGCATCAAATGCGACTGTTCCTTCAACAACAACTCTATTTGTCATATTACTCGAAT AAGAGTATATGCAGTAGATGCTGCAGGACCAATTCCAGATGCGTTATGGACTCTTACTTTCCTCACCAACTT GGACATTGGGCAGAATATACTCTCAGGTCCTATTTCCCCAGCTATTGGAAATCTGACTCGAATGCAGTACAT GTCCCTTGGTATTAATGCATTGTCTGGGGAGTTACCAGAGGAACTAGGATTGCTTACAGATTTAAGATcatt gtctttttcttcaaataactTCTCTGGTCCATTGCCATCTACAATTGGTAACTTACGGAAATTAGAACAATT GTATATGGATAGTTGTGGAGCTAGTGGTCCTATACCTGCAAGTTTTGCTGCTCTACAGAATCTGCATACTGT GTGGGCATCAGATAATAACTTCACAGGCAACATACCTGATTTCATTGGGGGTTGGACTAAGTTAACAGAATT GAGGTTTCAGGGGAATTCTTTCCAGGGTCCAATTCCATCAACATTTTCCAACTTAACCTTGATGGAGAGCTT ACGAATAAGTGACTTATCCACGGGGAGCTCACAACTAACTTTTATCCAGAACATGACTTCTCTGAAAACCTT AATTctgagaaacaacaatatttcAGGATCTATACCAAGCTTTATGGGAGGATTTTTAAGTTTGTCAACTCT CGATCTGAGTTTCAATAACTTAACCGGAGGGATTCCAGCGGCAGTGTTCAATTTGAGCTCTCTCTCCTTCTT GTATCTTGGGAATAACAAACTGATTGGTTCTGTCCCTTCACAAAAAAGCCAATCTCTCCTCAATGT AGATCTGTCTTACAATGAACTATCAGGGTCATTTCCTACTTGGATAAGTGACAACAATCTGCAGAT TAATTTAGTTGCCAATAACTTCACTATTGGAAGCTCGGACAACAG TGGTTTGCCTTCAGGTCTAAATTGTCTTCAGAAGAACTTTCCTTGTGGTCGCAATTCACCTACAT ATTCCAGCTTTGCAATCAAGTGTGGTGGTCCTCCAATTACCTCTTCTACTGGTATTCAATTTGAGAGGGAAAATGAGACTCTTGGACCAGCCACATATTTTACTACCAGCACAAGCCGGTGGGCTGTGAGTAATGCCGGGCGCTTTGCAGAGAACAATAACCCACTATTTACAGCAGGCTCTACGTCTCAGTTCAATAGTTTAGACTCAGAGTTGTTCCAAACAGCCAGAAAATCTCCTGGATCTCTCAGATACTACGGATTAGGTCTCGAGAATGGAAACTATACTGTCAGCCTCCAGTTTGCAGAAATAGAAATATCTAATGAGCAGTCTAGGTGGCAAAGTCTTGGAAGGCgtgtttttgatatatatatccAG GGACAACTAGAACTTAAGGATTTTGATATAGTGAAAGCGGCAGGTGGGGCAACTCGAGCCCATGAAAGAAAATTTACTGCTAATGTGTTTGAAAACTATCTTGAGATCCATCTGTTTTGGGCTGGTAAAGGGACCTGTTGTATACCCGCACAAGGTACATACGGTCCCTTGATCTCAGCAATCAGTGCCACCCCAG ACTTTGTTCCCACTGTAAGTAACAAGCCTCCAAGCTCTAAGAAGAACAATACAGGCTTGATTGCGGGAGTTGTTGTTTCTGTTGGAGTTGTAATCTTGGCATCTTTGTTTGctatatatttctatattcaAAGGAAAAAAAGATTACAGAACATTGATGATGAAG AGTTCTTGGGAATGGAGACGAAACCGTTCATGTTCAGTTACAGTGAGCTGAGAGCTGCAACAGGTGATTTTTCTTCTACGAACAAGCTTGGGGAGGGTGGCTTTGGACCGGTTTTCAAG GGATCACTCAGTGATGGACGGGTAGTTGCTGTTAAGCAATTGTCTGTTGCATCCCACCAAGGAAAAAGTCAGTTTGTAGCAGAGATAGCTACAATATCTGCAGTGCAGCACCGTAATCTTGTCAAACTGTATGGTTGCTGTCTTGAAGGAGAAAAAAGACTGCTTGTTTATGAGTTTCTAGAAAACAAGAGTCTCGACCAAGCACTATTTG GTGAAAAGGCTGGTTTCATTCTTGATTGGCCCACTCGTTTTGATATATGCTTGGGCGTAGCTAGGGGATTAACTTACCTTCATGAGGAATCTCGGCTACGAATTGTGCATAGAGATGTGAAGGCCAGTAATATTTTGCTCGACTCCAATCTTATTCCCAAGATATCTGACTTTGGTTTGGCTAAACTGTACGATGATAAGAAGACCCATATAAGCACCCGTGTTGCAGGGACTAT TGGGTATCTCGCACCAGAGTATGCTATGCGTGGGCACCTTACAGAGAAAGCTGATGTGTTTGGTTTTGGTGTGGTGGCCTTGGAGATTGTCGCTGGAAGACCAAACTCTGACACAAGTTTGGATACAGACAAGATGTACCTTCTAGAATGG GCTTGGAATCTGCATGAAAACAATGCGGAAGTTGAGCTGGTAGATGAAAAGATGTCAGATTTCAACGAAGAAGAAGTAAAGCGATTAATTGGGGTGGCTCTACTCTGCACTCAGACTTCTCCAACAATGAGACCACCCATGTCTCGTGTAGTGGCAATGCTTTCTGGAGACATAGAAGTTGGTTCAGCAAGCTCACGGCCTGGCTATCTGACTGACTGGAAGTTCAGTGACACTACCACTTTCATGAGCAATGATTCCGACTTGAAAACTGGCAATAATAGTCACTACACCGCCACCTCATCAAGCGCAGACTTCGGAACTTCTATAGAAAGGTCCCCAATTGGCCATCAATCTTCCCTTGACAGCATCATTGGCGAGGGAAGATAG